GGGTGGATGATGCCTCTCTCTTAGGAGGGAGGGTGGATGATGCCTCTCTCTTAGGAGGGAGGGTGGATGATGCCTCTCTTAGGAGGAAGGGTGGATGATGTCTCTCTTAGGAGGGAGGGTGGATGATGCCTCTCTCTTAGGAGGGAGGGTGGATGATGCCTCTCTCTTAGGAGGGAGGGTGGATGATGCCTCTCTCTTAGGAGGGAGGGTGGATGATGCCTCTCTCTTAGGAGGGAGGGTGGATGATGCCTCTCTCTTAGGAGGGAGGGTGGATGATGCCTCTCTCTTAGGAGGGAGGGTGGATGATGCCTCTCTCTTAGGAGGGAGGGTGGATGATGCCTCTCTTAGGAGGGAGGGTGGATGATGCCTCTCTTAGGAGGGAGGGTGGATGCTGCCTCTCTTAGGAGAGAGGGTGGATGATGCCTCTCTTAGGAGGGAGGGTGGATGATGCCTCTCTTAGGAGAGAGGGTGGATGATGCCTCTCTTAGGAGGGAGGGTGGATTCTGCCTCTCTCAGGAGGGAGGGTGGATGATGCCTCTCTCAGGAGGGAGGGTGGATGATGCCTCTCTCAGGAGGGAGGGTGGATGATGCCTCTCTCAGGAGGGAGGGTGGATGCTGCCTCTCTCAGGAGGGAGGGTGGATGATGCCTCTCTCAGGAGGGAGGGTGGATGATGCCTCTCTCAGGAGGGAGGGTGGATGATGCCTCTCTCAGGAGGGAGGGTGGATGATGCCTCTCTTAGGAGGGAGGGTGGATGATGCCTCTCTCAGGAGGGAGGGTGGATGATGCCTCTCTCAGGAGGGAGGGTGGATGCTGCCTCTCTCAGGAGGGAGGGTGGATGCTGCCTCTCTCAGGAGGGAGGGTGGATGATGCCTCTCTCAGGAGGTTGTCCATAACGATAATAACCCGGTTCGAGGACGACCTCCCAGCGCTGCCTGGCTCGATAactgtttattatatataaacaaagccgccatgatgaaggcaagatgtagaggtttcgttagTGAGCACTTAAGTGATTGATGATTCCTGACACTGTTCAGTAGAGGTGAATACACTGTGGGGGCAAGGTGACACTGTGGGGGAAGGTGACACTGTGGGGCAAGGTGACACTGTGGGGCAAGGTGACATTGTGGGGGGCAAGGTGACACTGTGAGAGCAAGGTGACACTGTGGGGGGCAAGGTGACACTGTGGGGCAAGGTGACATTGTGGGGGGCAAGGTGACACTGTGAGAGCAAGGTGACACTGTGGGGGGCAAGGTGACACTGTGGGGGGCAAGGTGACACTGTGGGGGCCAGGTGACACTGTGGGGGCAAGGTGACACTGTGGGGGCAAGGTGACACTGTGGGGGGCAAGGTGACACTGTGGGGGCAAGGTGACACTGTGGGGGGCAAGGTGACACTGTGGGGGGCAAGGTGACACTGTGGGGGCCAGGTGACACTGTGGGGCCAGGTGACACTGTGGGGCCAGGTGACACTGTGGGAGCAAGGTGACACTGTGGGGGCAAGGTGACACTGTGCAGGCAAGGTGACACTGTGGGGGCTAGGTGACACTGTGGGGGCAAGGTGACACTGTGCGGGCAAGGTGACACAGTGGGGGCTAGGTGACTGTGGGGGCTAGGTGACACTGTGGGGGCTAGGTGACACTGTGGGAGCAAGGTGACACTGTGGGAGCAAGGTGACACTGTGGGAGCAAGGTGACactctgaggcaaggtgttacgaCCACAAtgcgtcgcaactgggttcttttctgatggtactAAAGTTCaggtatctggccccaagttagtagaggctttcaaggggtgagcgcagtaatgcaagtaaaacaaaagggggaggtacattaaatacaacagttcatcactttatccatatatatatatatatatatatatatatatatatatatatatatatatatatatatatacatatatatatatatatacatatatatatatatacatatatatatatatataaaactcttaaaaggaagtattactacactatatgtacaccaacgtctctctcagaagacactaaacactcggcgaagctcaatcgatgcagtcttgtaccGTGTTTTCTCATCCGTGGTACTTCTCTCAGTGGGTACCGGGAAACAACAATGAGTCTAcactggccacgggccagccaagcCACAATCCCACTAAGTGCCtcttcgtgaaggcccacaaccacagaccagcctgttgctggcaggtaccaatcagcttcgcgctgctgggccacttcacttgcagatactagggtattgagccctaggcaggagcttcgtgcaactcgctggttactctcctcttcgGCACCACAGTCAGTTGTCTCTTCTACTAGCCAGCCCCGGGTatggcgaatcccgtcactgccactccacaggtGGACAGTAGAACACTTCAGTTCTCTtctggcggcggctcactgcttccttaAAGCAGtctggtgtagagaccttggctgccctgggtagactgcctGTCCTTacatcacagcagccctacgtcgactctgtgaatacagacacgtcatcagtacactgggacactacatgggaccactgggaaacatcacttactggcttagacacatACATCCAACTCCGCTTATGATAGATAGCGCTGCTTTTCTAAACAtcacctcactagaggtcagcaccagctacctcacgAGCTGACTAGAACAGGAATCTATCGTCTCTTGCCGGTATATTCCTGTCGcccctagatggcgtcgtccatgttgtggggggtttcgggagcggactcacagatggcgttgatgtcactgctccatgctgtGATGATTAACTTGGGTTCGTAACACAAGGTGACACTGTGGGAGCAAGGTGACACTTGAACCAAAGCAACAATTAGCCGTGTCTGCCAAACTCTCACATCCTGGATCAAGTTATTTTAACACGGGAGAATAAAGTACAGGTGGATGCTGCACAAAGTACACACACATAAAGTACTCCAAGTGTGCAGGAGAGGAGACACAAGGTGTACACTCTCCCAGGTCTTCAACAACATTACTAACTGTAACGCAACACAGTTTTACccagcgcgcgtgtgtgtgctccTGCGATATTACACATATTTCCGGCTTGGATCAGCCAGAAATATAACTTGCAGCAGCTCCCATTTGAGTCTACCATGTTGCAGTGACCGGGATCTGCCGCCCCGGGGAGCTGCTGGCCATCATGGGGGCGTCGGGGGCCGGCAAGACGACGCTCCTCAACGTCCTCACGCACCGCAACAACGACAAGCTGCGCGTCACCGGCGACATATTCGTCAACGGGTCTCGTGTTGACCCCGAGGACCTCACCAGCCGCTCCGCTTACGTCCAGCAGGACGACCTCTTCGTCGGCACCCTCACTGTGAGGGAGCAACTCATCTtccaggtgtgtccacccacCTCTGCTACACTACAGGTACAGTCTATGTAGTCCTCTCACATCTGAGGGACTGAGACGGTTGAGCATGTTTcttttcacctgatgcatctgttcgccTAAGTGCCCGGGAATTAGAGAGCTGTTGTGGGCAGCattctggggaaggtcagtagttggcccgACAATACGGAAGTCATAAGGTTACCGatcaaaaataaaatatataaaatttgagAATGGTTCGTGAATAGACAATGTTAGAAGTCTCAATATTTTGCAGTTGCAATGGTAGTCATTAATGGGTCTAACAGAGGATGTTCTTGTACTGCCAGGCACTGCTGCGCATGGACTACCAGCTGTCGTACGACGAGCGAGTCAGGCGGGTGAACCAAGTCATCATGGAGGTGAGCACGTCGACGTAGACGGCGCCATCGTGCAGCGGCTCTTACTCTATTGTATCCTTAATATTAACTCTTCACAAATACTACGAATCTAAGCTATTTTaagattttgtttatttttttgtttgcttTCACATGTCCTAGAATACTTAGTTACTGTGCTCTCTACGCCCATTGCGTGAGTGTGTAACTTTCCCACTGCCGTTCACAGAATGAGTAAGGCGCACGTAATAAATataatagtaggcatccatcagtctcaggagactatggagttgtgctctggttatcGGTCTAGAGTGGCCTCTCCAAGGcgtaaagcctgggtaggttgcaGTGACTGCAAAGACAAGAACTGATACGACGTTGTTTAGATCCACAAACTCAGCAAATCTCGTTTTCTGCAGCTGGGCCTGACCAAGTGTGAGAACACATACATCGGCTTCTCCGAGAGCAAGAGAATATCTGGCGGGGAGAAGAAGAGACTCAGCTTCGCCTGTGAGGTGCGTTACTCCATACTGTGTTAGTGATCACACACTCGTCCGCTACACATACTACTCCACGACACACTCAAACGCCTCCTCTTGCCTCTCATAACACGTGCTAACAATCTTGTTCCTTATGACAGGTGCTGACCAACCCGTCACTCATGTTCTGCGACGAGCCCACCTCCGGCCTCGACTCCTTCATGGCCCAGAACGTGGTTGCCATGATGAAGAACATGGCTGAGCGAGGCAAGACCATCATCTCCACCATCCACCAGCCCAGCTCCGAGGTCTACGCCATGTTCGACCGCGTCTTGTTGATGGCGGAGGGCCGCGTCGCCTTCCTTGGCAGCACTGACGAGGCTCTCAAGTTCTTCAACAAGTAAGATCAAACTCAACCAAGATATGACGCTGGCTGACTAGACTGGCGACTATACATTGTCATATATTATACTTCAAGACTACCTTCTAAGACAACGAAGTTGAATTTATAAAGCTATGCCATTAGGTCATTAATTAAATGATAAATAATAAGAATTTTACTAATGACATATCACCTAGTTTTCACCAACTTTCGTCTTATTTAGTTTGAATCTGAGGTGTCCTGAGCAGTTCAATCCCTCGGATTTCTTCATTGACCAACTGTCTGTGGAGCCTGGCAAGGTGTCGTCCTCACAGAGGAGGATAGCCATGATCTGCGACGTCTTCGACGCCAGCGAACTATGCCTGGCCATGACCCAGGACGTCCTCAACAACCACACGCCTCACATACAGGTTTGCTAAACGCTCTCTGTAACTCAAACCCTATAAACCCCCCGACAAGAGGACGTGCGTGGGGTACATATTCTAATATTCTGCTCCCGGATTCCCCCTCTTTCCAGGATTCCAGCACCCGCACCGAGCCCAAGGACACCTCGCCCTACAAAGCATCGTGGTGCGCCCAGTTCCAGGCTCTGGTGTGGCGAGCTTGGCTTGAGGTTCTGCGGGAACCACACCTCGTCAGAATCCGTTTTTTCCAGCTCATGGTGAGTATTGTTAGTGTAACTCTTGAACTAAATTCTTCCGCATTTGCGGATTTCTCTTTATGAGGACTTGGAGATTTAAAATACTATTAATTTGCTCACTTGGGATCAAACATTTGTTTAATCTAAAGTTTCTAAGTGTTCATTGAACACAACTGCATAGTCagtcggggaggggggggctcTTCTTGTTTCTAGTTTCTATTGCATTAATTGATTTATTAGTGTCGGTGGTGGTGGAAgcggtgttgatgatggcagtgcTGGTtgctgttgtgatggtggtggttgtggtggtggtagtggtggtggaagacTATAATAAGCATTATGATATGCTGCAGGCCCTGGCGGTGCTGATAGGAGTGCTGTATCTTGGTCAGAAGATGAATGAAATTGGTGTCTTCAACATCAACGGCGTTCTCTTCCTTATAATCATCAACATGACCTTCCAGAACGTCACCACTGTCGTCAATGTAAGTCCCTATGATTCACATCTTCCCGTTACAGTGTTGTAAATACAGTAACTACGTTAATAATATATTGTTACAAACAACTTATTTCCGTGATTGTTTGAGTAGATAAATGAACTGAATATTGCCTTGCATATTTAGTGCATTgcttttccccctcacacctatGTCTCCACCTGCTAAAGCACACCAGTACCATCAGTCTGGTGGTCCCATAACCAGATACCGTCAGTCTAACTGGGGTTGATGCCTTGTGCTTGCAGACCTTCTGCTCGCAGAAGGAACTCTTCCTGAGGGAGCACTACAATGGCATGTACCGCGTCGACGTCTACTTCTTGGCCAAAAACTTGGTGCAGATTCCCTTCTTCACCCTCTACGCCTTCTTCTATACGGCCATCATCTACTTCCCCATCGGTCTCAACCCAAGTCTCGAGCGGTTCCTCCTGTGTTCCCTGGTCACGGTCCTCGTCTCCTGGTGCACTGTCTCCTTCGGTCAGTAACCCTCCATCCTTGTTTTATCTCAGTCAGTAACCCTCCATCCTTGTTTGTCTCAGTCAGTAACCCTCCATCCTTGTCTTCCTCAGTCAGTAACCCTCCATCTATGTCTGCCTCAGTCAGACAAAGAGGAACACTCACATATAGAGGAACGTTCTGTACACGGGGAAGTCTTACGCTATGTATTACAATGTTGTGTTCAAGTGCTGACGTTGACTGCAAGGGTCGGTAGAGCAAGTCATGTTTTGTCTGGTGGGTTACAGGTTACCTGTTGTCCTGCGTCTCCACCAGCGTCAACATGGGcctcactctcctgggccccaccaccctcccactgATGATCTTCAGCGGCTTCTTCATCAACATCAGGTGCTGCCCTCTTCATCAACATTCTCTCCATCACGCTTACAACAAATCGGCTTGTATAGGTGATGGTGGACCATATAAACCTTTGATGGCTTGCAGATTTGTGATGTATAATCAGTCAATATGAAGCTCATTTTAAAGTAATCTCTGTCACTTTCAGGCGTATTTTCTATTCATAATTTCTAACTCTCCTTTTCTGTTCGTTGTAGATCAACGCCGTGGCCGCTGAAGGCCTTCGAGTACCTGTCGTGGTTCAGCTTGGGCAACGAGCTGCTGGTGGTGAACCAGTGGGACGGGGTACACAACCTCACCTGCACGGGGGTCAAGACCTGCTTCGCGGACGGCGAAGCAGTCATCAAGCGCCTTGGCTTCTCCCAAGATAATTTGGTCTTCGACTTCGCCTTGCTCATCGGTCTTACTGTGGGCTACAGGGCGCTGGCCTTTGGCGTGCTCCTGATGCGCACCTACAGGAGCAAGCCCCGCTGCCGGGCCGTCCCCATGACGCCTGACGCGGCCCAGGGGGACATCACaaaggtgtgacacacacacacaacaagacgGCGAAGAATGCATCAAGGTCTCCAATCTTCGGCGTGGTGCCTCGATACACTCATAGAGTTTGAAAAGACCGCAAGATTTCGTGCTATCTATTGCATCCTATCCTTTCCCTACCCTTGATCTTATCACTCCACTGGCAGCGGTACCTGCTTTACTGTCTAGTACAACCCGTCCAATCAAGACACAATACAACCCGTCCAGTCAAGACCCAATACAACCCGTCCAGTCAAGACACAATACAACCCGTCCAGTCAAGACGCAATATAACCCGTCCAGTCAAGACGCAATACAACCCGTCCAGTCAAGACACAATACAACCCGTCCAGTCAAGACGCAATACAATCCGTCCAGTCAAGACGCAATACAACCCGTCCAGTCAAGACCCAATACAACCCGTCCAGTCAAGACACAATACAACCCGTCCAGTCAAGACGCAATACAATCCGTCCAGTCAAGACGCAATACAACCCGTCCAGTCAAGACGCAATACAATCCGTCCAGTCAAGACGCAATACAATCCGTCCAGTCAAGACGCAATACAACCCGTCCAGTCAAGACGCAATACAACTGTCCAGTCAAGACGCAATACAACCCCGTCCAGTCAAGACGGAATACAACCCGTCCAGTCAAGACGCAATGCAACCTGTCAAGGTAAGAAGTCATACAACCTTcttaaatacaatacaatacctcTCAAGATGCGCGTCGACCTATTAAAAAGCAGTAACTCCGGTTGAGTCAAGCAGCATTAGGACTTGTCAAGCAGAACTACGACTTGTCAAGGAGAACTACGACTTGTCAAGGAGAACTACGACTAGTCAAGGAGAACTACGACTAGTCAAGGAGAACTACGACTAGTCAAGGAGAACTACGACTTGTCAAGGAGAACTACGACTTGTCAAGGAGAACTACGACTTGTCAAGGAGAACTACGACTTGTCAAGGAGAACTACGACTTGTCAAGGAGAACTACGACTTGTCAAGGAGAACTACGACTAGTCAAGCAGAACTACGACTAGTCAAGCAGAACTACGACTAGTCAAGCAGAACTACGACTAGTCAAGGAGAACTACGACTAGTCAAGGAGAACTACGACTAGTCAAGGAGAACTACGACTAGTCAAGGAGAACTACGACTAGTCAAGGAGAACTACGACTAGTCAAGGAGAACTACGACTAGTCAAGGAGAACTACGACTAGTCAAGGAGAACTACGACTAGTCAAGCAGAACTACGACTAGTCAAGGAGAACTACGACTTGTCAAGGAGAACTACGACTTGTCAAGGAGAACTACGACTTGTCAAGGAGAACTACGACTTGTCAAGGAGAACTACGACTAGTCAAGCAGAACTACGACTAGTCAAGGAGAACTACGACTAGTCAAGGAGAACTACGACTTGTCAAGCAGAACTACGACTAGTCAAGCAGAACTACGACTAGTCAAGCAGAACTACGACTTGTCAAGCAGAACTACGACTAGTCAAGCAGAACTACGACTAGTCAAGCAGAACTACGACTAGTCAAGCAGAACTACGACTTGTCAAGCAGAACTACGACTAGTCAAGGAGAACTACGACTAGTCAAGCAGAACTACGACTAGTCAAGGAGAACTACGACTTGTCAAGCAGAACTACGACTAGTCAAGGAGAACTACGACTAGTCAAGCAGAACTACGACTAGTCAAGCAGAACTACGACTAGTCAAGGAGAACTACGACTTGTCAAGCAGAACTACGACTAGTCAAGGAGAACTACGACTTGTCAAGCAGAACTACGACTAGTCAAGGAGAACTACGACTAGTCAAGCAGAACTACGACTAGTCAAGCAGAACTACGACTAGTCAATGAGAACTACGACTTGTCAAGCAGAACTACGACTAGTCAAGGAGAACTACGACTTGTCAAGGAGAACTACGACTAGTCAAGCAGAACTACGACTTGTCAAGGAGAACTACGACTTGTCAAGGAGAACTACGACTAGTCAAGCAGAACTACGACTTGTCAAGGAGAACTACGACTTGTCAAGGAGAACTACGACTTGTCAAGTAGAACTACGACTAGTCAAGCAGAACTACGACTAGTCAAGGAGAACTACGACTAGTCAAGGAGAACTACGACTAGTCAAGCAGAACTACGACTTGTCAAGGAGAACTACGACTTGTCAAGGAGAACTACGACTAGTCAAGCAGAACTACGACTTGTCAAGGAGAACTACGACTTGTCAAGGAGAACTACGACTAGTCAAGCAGAACTACGACTTGTCAAGGAGAACTACGACTAGTCAAGCAGAACTACGACTTGTCAAGCAGAACTACGACTTGTCAAGCAGCATTAAGACTTGTCAAGATATCACATGATGTATCTtttcataataaaattattttcatttattAAGTTGGGCAATTCCTATCCTATTAGTCAGTCTGCGACAACTTAGTGATTACTTAGTGATCAGTCGGTGACAACTAAGTGATTACTTAGTGATCAGTCGGTGACAACTAAGTGTTTACTTAGTGATCAGTCGGTGACAACTAAGTGATTACTTAGTGATCAGTCAATGACAACTTAGTGATCAGCCGGTGACAACTTAGTGATCAGTCAGTAGAAGCTAAGTGATTACTTAGTGATCAGTCGGTGACAACTTAATGATCAGTCAGTGACAACGTAGTGATCAGTCAGTGACAACTTAGTGATCAGTCAGTGACAACTTAGTGATCAGTCAGTGACAACTTAGTGATCAGTCAGTGACAACTTAGTGATCAGTCAGTGACGAGTCACTGACAGTTATCAGTGAGTTACCAGTTAGTGCCTAGATAGAGACCACTCAGAGCCCAGTTAGTGACCAGGCTGACTAGACAGTGACAGTCATCTGTGAGTGACCAGACAGTGACAGTCATCTGTGAGTGACCAGTGGCAGTCATCTGTGACTGACCAGACAGTGACAGTCATCTGTGAGTGACCAGACAGTGACA
Above is a window of Procambarus clarkii isolate CNS0578487 chromosome 11, FALCON_Pclarkii_2.0, whole genome shotgun sequence DNA encoding:
- the LOC138363412 gene encoding protein white-like isoform X1, giving the protein MANALLTDLLRSKTCQQSWNQHLLASVSEGGQVPSSSTSDGSLVMTGAPDPITYTWDAVNVFISAGVLPRRCQGPPSPSTSRNAASQVHILKNVTGICRPGELLAIMGASGAGKTTLLNVLTHRNNDKLRVTGDIFVNGSRVDPEDLTSRSAYVQQDDLFVGTLTVREQLIFQALLRMDYQLSYDERVRRVNQVIMELGLTKCENTYIGFSESKRISGGEKKRLSFACEVLTNPSLMFCDEPTSGLDSFMAQNVVAMMKNMAERGKTIISTIHQPSSEVYAMFDRVLLMAEGRVAFLGSTDEALKFFNNLNLRCPEQFNPSDFFIDQLSVEPGKVSSSQRRIAMICDVFDASELCLAMTQDVLNNHTPHIQDSSTRTEPKDTSPYKASWCAQFQALVWRAWLEVLREPHLVRIRFFQLMALAVLIGVLYLGQKMNEIGVFNINGVLFLIIINMTFQNVTTVVNTFCSQKELFLREHYNGMYRVDVYFLAKNLVQIPFFTLYAFFYTAIIYFPIGLNPSLERFLLCSLVTVLVSWCTVSFGYLLSCVSTSVNMGLTLLGPTTLPLMIFSGFFINIRSTPWPLKAFEYLSWFSLGNELLVVNQWDGVHNLTCTGVKTCFADGEAVIKRLGFSQDNLVFDFALLIGLTVGYRALAFGVLLMRTYRSKPRCRAVPMTPDAAQGDITKV
- the LOC138363412 gene encoding protein white-like isoform X2, whose product is MANALLTDLLRSKTCQQSWNQHLLASVSEGGQVPSSSTSDGSLVMTGAPDPITYTWDAVNVFISAGVLPRRCQGPPSPSTSRNAASQVHILKNVTGICRPGELLAIMGASGAGKTTLLNVLTHRNNDKLRVTGDIFVNGSRVDPEDLTSRSAYVQQDDLFVGTLTVREQLIFQALLRMDYQLSYDERVRRVNQVIMELGLTKCENTYIGFSESKRISGGEKKRLSFACEVLTNPSLMFCDEPTSGLDSFMAQNVVAMMKNMAERGKTIISTIHQPSSEVYAMFDRVLLMAEGRVAFLGSTDEALKFFNNLNLRCPEQFNPSDFFIDQLSVEPGKVSSSQRRIAMICDVFDASELCLAMTQDVLNNHTPHIQDSSTRTEPKDTSPYKASWCAQFQALVWRAWLEVLREPHLVRIRFFQLMALAVLIGVLYLGQKMNEIGVFNINGVLFLIIINMTFQNVTTVVNTFCSQKELFLREHYNGMYRVDVYFLAKNLVQIPFFTLYAFFYTAIIYFPIGLNPSLERFLLCSLVTVLVSWCTVSFGYLLSCVSTSVNMGLTLLGPTTLPLMIFSGFFINIRCCPLHQHSLHHAYNKSACIDQRRGR